From one Nycticebus coucang isolate mNycCou1 chromosome 14, mNycCou1.pri, whole genome shotgun sequence genomic stretch:
- the LOC128564888 gene encoding 60S ribosomal protein L27a-like translates to MPSRLRKTRKLRGHLSHGQGQGRIGKHRKHPGGRGNAGGMHHHRINFDKYHPGYFGKVGMRHYHLKRNQSGRRLYCPIVNLDKLWTLVSEQTRVNAAKNKTGVAPIIDVVRSGYYKVLGKGKLPKQPVIVKTKFFSRRAEEKIKSVGGACVLVA, encoded by the exons ATGCCATCCAGATTGAGGAAGACCCGGAAGCTTCGGGGCCACTTGAGCCACGGCCAAGGCCAAGGCCGTATCGGCAAACACAGGAAGCACCCAGGAGGCCGAGGTAATGCTGGTGGCATGCATCATCACAGGATTAACTTCGACAAATATCACCCAGGTTACTTTGGGAAAGTTGGTATGAGGCATTACCACTTAAAGAGGAACCagagcgggcggcgcct CTACTGTCCAATTGTCAACCTTGATAAATTGTGGACATTGGTCAGTGAGCAGACACGGGTAAATGCTGCCAAAAACAAGACAGGAGTTGCTCCCATCATTGATGTAGTACGATCGGGCTACTACAAAGTTCTGGGGAAGGGAAAACTCCCAAAGCAGCCAGTCATTGTGAAGACCAAATTCTTCAGCAGAAGAGCTGAAGAGAAGATTAAGAGTGTTGGAGGGGCTTGTGTCCTGGTGGCTTGA